Proteins encoded by one window of Nocardia goodfellowii:
- a CDS encoding Uma2 family endonuclease, translating to MRGALEPKVPASEGVRATVLPELESQWSAAIMSRRPLTISDFLALGEDDRFHWELQEGVLVKAPSPELRHNVFRSRLDHLLEPQLPSGFVSVPDIDVDLELVPEGGPATVRRPDLVVVEASAVDRVDELGGILRASDVHLVVEVLSPNSRRMDYKIKRSEFADAGIPYYWIIDLEPLVSLLPLRLTEGLGYLGNGAVTGVYTTDLPYPLSIDLDRLASGREP from the coding sequence TTGCGTGGGGCACTCGAGCCGAAGGTCCCAGCGAGCGAAGGAGTGAGGGCGACGGTACTTCCTGAACTGGAGAGTCAGTGGTCCGCCGCCATCATGTCCAGGCGGCCCTTGACTATCTCCGACTTCCTGGCACTTGGCGAGGACGACCGGTTCCACTGGGAATTGCAGGAGGGGGTTCTCGTCAAGGCTCCGTCGCCGGAGCTGCGGCACAATGTATTTCGCAGCAGATTGGACCATCTGCTAGAGCCGCAATTGCCGTCCGGATTCGTTTCGGTGCCGGACATCGATGTCGACCTCGAGCTGGTTCCCGAGGGTGGTCCGGCCACCGTTCGTCGTCCTGACCTCGTAGTGGTGGAGGCAAGTGCAGTCGACCGGGTCGACGAACTGGGAGGGATTCTGCGCGCCTCGGATGTCCACCTTGTGGTCGAGGTGTTGTCGCCGAACTCGCGCCGCATGGATTACAAAATCAAGCGCAGCGAATTCGCCGATGCGGGCATCCCGTACTACTGGATCATCGATCTGGAGCCGCTCGTCAGCCTGTTGCCGCTGCGGCTCACCGAGGGACTCGGCTACCTCGGCAACGGCGCGGTGACGGGTGTCTACACCACCGATCTGCCTTACCCGCTGAGTATCGATCTCGATCGGCTTGCGAGCGGGCGGGAGCCGTAG
- a CDS encoding DNA-directed RNA polymerase subunit beta': MLDVNFFDELRIGLATAEDIRQWSYGEVKKPETINYRTLKPEKDGLFCEKIFGPTRDWECYCGKYKRVRFKGIICERCGVEVTRAKVRRERMGHIELAAPVTHIWYFKGVPSRLGYLLDLAPKDLEKIIYFAAYVIVAVDEELRHNELSTLEAEMEVEKKAVADQRDADLEARAQKLEADIAELEAEGAKSDVRRKVKDGGEREMRQLRDRAQRELDRLDEIWTTFTKLAPKQLIVDEVLYRELIDRYGEYFTGAMGAESIQKLMENFDIDAEAENLRETIRSGKGQKKLRALKRLKVVAAFQANGNSPMGMVLDAVPVIPPELRPMVQLDGGRFATSDLNDLYRRVINRNNRLKRLIDLGAPEIIVNNEKRMLQESVDALFDNGRRGRPVTGPGNRPLKSLSDLLKGKQGRFRQNLLGKRVDYSGRSVIVVGPQLKLHQCGLPKLMALELFKPFVMKRLVDLNHAQNIKSAKRMVERQRPQVWDVLEEVIAEHPVLLNRAPTLHRLGIQAFEPQLVEGKAIQLHPLVCEAFNADFDGDQMAVHLPLSAEAQAEARILMLSSNNILSPASGRPLAMPRLDMVTGLYYLTRLVEGAKGEYRPSGKDTAEFGVYSSPAEAQMAVDRGELTVRSLIKVRLTEQRPPKDIEDELFPDGWQRGDAWTAETTLGRVLFNELLPADYAFINEQMPKKRQATIINDLAERYPMIVVAQTVDKLKDAGFYWATRSGVTVSMSDVLVPPEKTEIMERYEAQAEQIEKKYQRGALDHQERNNALVKIWQEATEEVGTALRAHYPPDNPIITIVESGATGNFTQTRTLAGMKGLVTNPKGEFIPRPIKSSFREGLTVLEYFINTHGARKGLADTALRTADSGYLTRRLVDVSQDVIVREHDCGTERGIVVPIAEKMADGTLIRDAHVETSTYARTLATDAVDAKGNVVVAKGADLGDPALDALLGAGITEVKVRSVLTCTTGTGVCATCYGRSMATGKLVDIGEAVGIVAAQSIGEPGTQLTMRTFHQGGVAGDDITGGLPRVQELFEARVPKGKAPIAEISGRVRMEDDDRFYKITIIPDDGSEEVVYDKLSKRQRLRVFKHDDGTERLLSDGDHVEVGQQLLEGAADPHEVLRVMGPRQVQVHLVHEVQEVYRSQGVSIHDKHIEVIVRQMLRRVTIIDSGATEFLPGSLTERAEFEAANRRVVAEGGEPASGRPVLMGITKASLATDSWLSAASFQETTRVLTDAAINCRSDKLIGLKENVIIGKLIPAGTGINRYRNIQVQPTEEARQAAYAVPSYDDTYYSPDSFGTSTGAAVPLDDYGFSDYR, from the coding sequence GTGCTAGACGTCAACTTCTTCGATGAACTCCGGATCGGCCTGGCCACCGCCGAAGACATCCGCCAGTGGTCCTACGGCGAGGTGAAGAAGCCGGAGACCATCAACTACCGCACGCTGAAGCCGGAGAAGGACGGCCTGTTCTGCGAGAAGATCTTCGGACCTACTCGCGACTGGGAGTGCTACTGCGGTAAGTACAAGCGTGTCCGCTTCAAGGGCATCATCTGTGAGCGCTGTGGCGTCGAGGTGACTCGCGCCAAGGTGCGCCGTGAGCGGATGGGCCACATCGAGCTGGCCGCTCCGGTCACTCACATCTGGTACTTCAAGGGCGTTCCGTCGCGCTTGGGCTACCTGCTCGACCTGGCGCCGAAGGATCTGGAAAAGATCATCTACTTCGCCGCCTACGTCATCGTCGCGGTCGACGAGGAGCTGCGCCACAACGAGCTCAGCACCCTCGAGGCCGAGATGGAGGTCGAGAAGAAGGCGGTCGCCGACCAGCGTGACGCCGACCTGGAGGCCCGCGCCCAGAAGCTCGAGGCGGATATCGCCGAGCTCGAGGCCGAGGGTGCCAAGTCCGACGTGCGCCGCAAGGTCAAGGACGGCGGCGAGCGTGAGATGCGTCAGCTCCGCGACCGCGCCCAGCGTGAGCTGGACCGGCTCGACGAGATCTGGACCACATTCACCAAGCTGGCGCCCAAGCAGCTCATCGTCGACGAGGTGCTCTACCGCGAGCTGATCGACCGTTACGGCGAATACTTCACCGGCGCCATGGGTGCGGAGTCCATCCAGAAGCTGATGGAGAACTTCGACATCGACGCCGAGGCCGAGAACCTGCGCGAGACCATTCGCTCGGGCAAGGGCCAGAAGAAGCTGCGCGCGCTCAAGCGGCTCAAGGTCGTCGCGGCCTTCCAGGCCAACGGCAACTCGCCCATGGGCATGGTGCTCGACGCCGTTCCGGTGATCCCGCCGGAGCTGCGCCCGATGGTTCAGCTCGACGGTGGCCGTTTCGCCACCTCCGACCTGAACGACCTGTACCGCCGCGTGATCAACCGCAACAACCGCCTCAAGCGACTGATCGATCTCGGTGCGCCCGAGATCATCGTCAACAACGAGAAGCGGATGCTGCAGGAGTCCGTGGACGCGCTGTTCGACAACGGCCGCCGCGGTCGTCCGGTCACCGGTCCGGGTAACCGCCCGCTGAAGTCTTTGAGCGATCTGCTCAAGGGCAAGCAGGGTCGTTTCCGGCAGAACCTGCTCGGTAAGCGCGTCGACTACTCGGGCCGTTCGGTCATCGTGGTCGGTCCGCAGCTGAAGCTGCACCAGTGCGGTCTGCCGAAGCTGATGGCGCTCGAGCTGTTCAAGCCGTTCGTGATGAAGCGACTGGTCGACCTGAACCACGCGCAGAACATCAAGTCCGCCAAGCGGATGGTCGAGCGTCAGCGTCCCCAGGTGTGGGATGTCCTCGAAGAGGTCATCGCCGAGCACCCGGTGCTGCTGAATAGGGCACCGACGCTGCATCGTCTGGGAATCCAGGCTTTCGAGCCGCAGCTTGTCGAGGGCAAGGCGATCCAGCTGCACCCGCTCGTCTGTGAGGCGTTCAACGCCGACTTCGACGGTGACCAGATGGCCGTGCACCTTCCGCTGTCCGCGGAGGCGCAGGCCGAGGCTCGCATCCTGATGCTGTCCTCGAACAACATCCTGTCGCCGGCGTCCGGCCGCCCGCTCGCCATGCCCCGTCTGGACATGGTGACCGGCCTGTACTACCTGACCCGCCTCGTCGAGGGCGCCAAGGGCGAGTACCGGCCGTCGGGCAAGGACACCGCCGAATTCGGCGTGTACTCCTCGCCGGCCGAGGCGCAGATGGCGGTGGACCGCGGTGAGCTGACCGTGCGTTCGCTGATCAAGGTGCGCCTGACCGAGCAGCGTCCGCCGAAGGACATCGAGGACGAGCTGTTCCCGGACGGCTGGCAGCGCGGCGACGCGTGGACCGCCGAGACCACTCTGGGTCGCGTGCTGTTCAACGAGTTGCTGCCCGCGGACTACGCGTTCATCAACGAGCAGATGCCGAAGAAGCGTCAGGCCACGATCATCAACGATCTGGCCGAGCGTTACCCGATGATTGTCGTGGCGCAGACCGTCGACAAGCTGAAGGACGCGGGCTTCTACTGGGCCACCCGCTCCGGTGTCACGGTCTCCATGTCGGACGTTCTGGTTCCGCCGGAGAAGACCGAGATCATGGAGCGCTACGAGGCGCAGGCCGAGCAGATCGAAAAGAAGTACCAGCGTGGTGCTTTGGATCACCAGGAGCGCAACAACGCCCTGGTCAAGATCTGGCAGGAAGCGACCGAAGAGGTCGGTACGGCACTGCGGGCGCACTACCCGCCGGACAACCCGATCATCACGATCGTCGAGTCGGGCGCGACCGGTAACTTCACCCAGACTCGTACCCTCGCCGGTATGAAGGGCCTGGTTACCAACCCGAAGGGTGAGTTCATCCCGCGCCCGATCAAGTCCTCCTTCCGTGAGGGCCTGACCGTGCTCGAGTACTTCATCAACACCCACGGTGCCCGTAAGGGTCTGGCCGACACCGCGCTGCGTACCGCCGACTCGGGTTACCTGACCCGTCGTCTGGTGGACGTCTCGCAGGACGTCATCGTGCGCGAGCACGACTGTGGTACCGAGCGCGGCATCGTGGTGCCGATCGCGGAGAAGATGGCCGACGGCACTCTGATCCGGGACGCGCACGTGGAAACCTCCACCTACGCACGGACTTTGGCGACCGACGCGGTCGACGCCAAGGGCAATGTCGTCGTGGCCAAGGGCGCCGATCTCGGCGACCCGGCGCTGGACGCGCTGCTCGGCGCCGGCATCACCGAGGTGAAGGTCCGCTCCGTGCTGACCTGCACCACCGGCACCGGCGTGTGTGCGACCTGCTACGGCCGCTCGATGGCCACCGGCAAGCTGGTCGACATCGGTGAGGCCGTCGGTATCGTCGCCGCGCAGTCCATCGGTGAGCCCGGTACCCAGCTGACCATGCGTACCTTCCACCAGGGTGGTGTCGCGGGCGATGACATCACCGGCGGTCTGCCTCGTGTGCAGGAGCTCTTCGAGGCTCGTGTGCCCAAGGGCAAGGCGCCGATCGCGGAGATCTCCGGCCGCGTGCGGATGGAAGACGACGACCGCTTCTACAAGATCACCATCATCCCGGATGACGGTAGCGAAGAGGTTGTCTACGACAAGCTCTCGAAGCGGCAGCGTCTGCGTGTGTTCAAGCACGACGACGGCACCGAGCGCCTGCTCTCCGACGGTGACCATGTCGAGGTCGGCCAGCAGCTGCTGGAAGGCGCGGCGGATCCGCACGAGGTGCTGCGCGTGATGGGCCCCCGTCAGGTGCAGGTCCACCTGGTCCACGAGGTCCAGGAGGTCTACCGCTCGCAGGGTGTGTCGATCCACGACAAGCACATCGAGGTCATCGTCCGGCAGATGCTGCGGCGTGTCACCATCATCGACTCCGGCGCGACGGAATTCCTGCCCGGTTCGCTCACCGAGCGGGCCGAGTTCGAAGCCGCCAACCGCCGCGTGGTCGCCGAGGGTGGCGAGCCCGCGTCGGGTCGCCCGGTGCTGATGGGTATCACCAAGGCGTCGCTGGCCACCGATTCGTGGCTGTCGGCGGCGTCGTTCCAGGAGACCACTCGAGTTCTGACGGACGCGGCGATCAACTGCCGCTCCGACAAGCTCATCGGTCTCAAGGAGAACGTGATCATCGGCAAGCTGATCCCGGCCGGTACCGGTATCAACCGCTACCGCAACATCCAGGTGCAGCCGACCGAGGAAGCCCGTCAGGCCGCGTACGCGGTGCCGTCCTACGACGACACCTACTACAGCCCGGACAGCTTCGGCACCTCCACGGGTGCCGCGGTGCCGCTGGACGATTACGGTTTCAGCGACTACCGGTAA
- a CDS encoding GNAT family N-acetyltransferase produces the protein MTDSTPEATVVRNDDKKRYEISYGGKLAGFAEYEERGDETVFTHTEIDDAFSGKGLGKVLAKVAIEDTIALERVIRPLCPFIKAYLDKHPEYDAHVIGKGVTRE, from the coding sequence ATGACCGATTCGACTCCCGAGGCCACGGTCGTCCGCAACGACGACAAGAAGCGGTACGAGATCTCCTACGGCGGCAAGCTCGCCGGGTTCGCCGAGTACGAGGAGCGCGGTGACGAAACGGTGTTCACGCACACCGAGATCGATGACGCGTTCTCGGGCAAGGGGCTCGGGAAGGTGCTGGCCAAGGTGGCCATCGAGGACACGATCGCACTGGAGCGGGTGATCCGGCCGCTGTGCCCGTTCATCAAGGCCTACTTGGACAAGCATCCGGAGTACGACGCGCACGTGATCGGTAAGGGCGTCACCCGTGAGTGA
- the rpoB gene encoding DNA-directed RNA polymerase subunit beta — protein MLEGRILAVSTQTKAVAGIPGAPKRVSFAKIREPLEVPGLLDLQTDSFAWLIGSPSWREKAAARGDGGLVGGLEEVLEELSPIEDFSGSMSLSFSDPRFEEVKASIDECKDKDMTYAAPLFVTAEFINNNTGEIKSQTVFMGDFPMMTDKGTFIINGTERVVVSQLVRSPGVYFDHSVDKTTEKDLHSVRVIPSRGAWLEFDIDKRDTVGVRIDRKRRQPVTVLLKALGWTNEEIVERYGFSEIMMSTLEKDNTAGQDEALLDIYRKLRPGEPPTKESAQTLLENLFFKEKRYDLARVGRYKINKKLGIHVGEPVTSSVLTKEDIVTTIEYLVRLHAGDRMMTAPGGQEVPVAVDDIDHFGNRRLRTVGELIQNQIRVGLSRMERVVRERMTTQDVEAITPQTLINIRPVVAAIKEFFGTSQLSQFMDQNNPLSGLTHKRRLSALGPGGLSRERAGLEVRDVHPSHYGRMCPIETPEGPNIGLIGSLSVYARVNPFGFIETPYRKVIDGRVTDEVVYLTADEEDRHVRAQANSPVDAEGRFLEDKILVRRLGEEVEFVSADQVDYMDVSPRQMVSVATAMIPFLEHDDANRALMGANMQRQAVPLIRSEAPLVGTGMELRAAVDAGDVVVNEKPGVVEEVSADYVTVMHDDGTRKSYRMRKFNRSNQGTCSNQRPIVDEGARVEQGQVLADGPCTENGEMALGKNLLVAIMPWEGHNYEDAIILSQRLVEEDVLTSIHIEEHEIDARDTKLGAEEITRDIPNVSDEVLADLDERGIVRIGAEVRDGDILVGKVTPKGETELTPEERLLRAIFGEKAREVRDTSLKVPHGESGKVIGIRVFSREDDDDLPPGVNELVRVYVAQKRKIQDGDKLAGRHGNKGVIGKILATEDMPFMPDGTPVDIILNTHGVPRRMNIGQILETHLGWIGKAGWDVHGPDGAKPDWASALPEEMLAAPQDSNIATPVFDGAREEELTGLLASTLPNRDGERMVDENGKSVLFDGRSGEPFPYPVAVGYMYILKLHHLVDDKIHARSTGPYSMITQQPLGGKAQFGGQRFGEMECWAMQAYGAAYTLQELLTIKSDDVVGRVKVYEAIVKGENIPEPGIPESFKVLLKELQSLCLNVEVLSSDGAAIEMRDGDDEDLERAAANLGINLSRNEAATVDDLAN, from the coding sequence GTGCTGGAAGGACGCATCTTGGCAGTCTCCACCCAGACCAAGGCAGTTGCCGGAATCCCCGGAGCCCCTAAGCGGGTGTCTTTCGCGAAAATCCGTGAGCCCTTGGAGGTGCCCGGACTTCTCGATCTACAGACAGATTCTTTTGCATGGTTGATCGGCTCGCCGTCATGGCGTGAGAAGGCCGCCGCGCGCGGCGACGGCGGCCTGGTCGGTGGGCTCGAGGAGGTGCTCGAGGAGCTCTCGCCGATCGAGGACTTCTCCGGCTCCATGTCCCTGTCGTTCTCGGATCCTCGGTTCGAAGAGGTCAAGGCCTCCATCGACGAGTGCAAAGACAAGGACATGACCTACGCGGCGCCGCTGTTCGTCACCGCGGAGTTCATCAACAACAACACCGGTGAGATCAAGAGCCAGACGGTCTTCATGGGTGATTTCCCGATGATGACCGACAAGGGCACGTTCATCATCAACGGCACCGAGCGCGTCGTCGTCTCGCAGCTGGTCCGTTCGCCGGGCGTCTACTTCGACCACTCCGTCGACAAGACCACGGAGAAAGACCTGCACAGCGTGCGCGTCATTCCCTCGCGTGGTGCGTGGCTGGAGTTCGACATCGACAAGCGCGACACCGTCGGTGTCCGCATCGACCGCAAGCGCCGGCAGCCGGTCACCGTGCTGCTCAAGGCGCTCGGTTGGACCAACGAGGAGATCGTCGAGCGTTACGGCTTCTCCGAGATCATGATGTCGACGCTGGAGAAGGACAACACCGCCGGTCAAGACGAGGCGCTGCTGGACATCTACCGCAAGCTGCGTCCGGGCGAACCGCCGACCAAGGAGTCCGCGCAGACTCTGCTGGAGAACCTGTTCTTCAAGGAGAAGCGCTACGACCTGGCCCGCGTCGGCCGCTACAAGATCAACAAGAAGCTCGGCATCCACGTGGGCGAGCCGGTCACCAGCTCGGTGCTGACGAAGGAAGACATCGTCACCACCATCGAGTACCTGGTGCGCCTGCACGCCGGTGACCGCATGATGACCGCCCCCGGCGGCCAGGAAGTGCCGGTCGCGGTCGACGACATCGACCACTTCGGCAACCGTCGCCTGCGCACGGTCGGCGAGCTCATCCAGAACCAGATCCGCGTGGGCCTGTCCCGCATGGAGCGTGTGGTCCGCGAGCGGATGACCACCCAGGACGTCGAGGCCATCACGCCGCAGACCCTGATCAACATCCGCCCGGTCGTCGCCGCGATCAAGGAGTTCTTCGGAACCTCCCAGCTGTCGCAGTTCATGGACCAGAACAACCCGCTGTCGGGCCTGACCCACAAGCGCCGCCTGTCGGCGCTGGGCCCCGGTGGTCTGTCCCGTGAGCGCGCCGGCCTGGAAGTTCGAGACGTCCACCCGTCGCACTACGGCCGCATGTGCCCGATCGAGACCCCGGAAGGCCCGAACATCGGCCTGATCGGTTCGCTGTCGGTGTACGCGCGGGTCAACCCGTTCGGCTTCATCGAGACCCCGTACCGCAAGGTCATCGACGGCCGGGTCACCGACGAGGTCGTCTACCTGACGGCCGACGAGGAGGACCGCCACGTTCGTGCGCAGGCCAACTCGCCGGTCGACGCCGAAGGCCGCTTCCTCGAGGACAAGATCCTCGTGCGCCGGCTCGGTGAAGAGGTCGAGTTCGTCTCGGCCGACCAGGTCGACTACATGGACGTCTCGCCGCGCCAGATGGTGTCGGTCGCGACCGCGATGATCCCGTTCCTCGAGCACGACGACGCCAACCGTGCCCTCATGGGCGCGAACATGCAGCGTCAGGCCGTGCCGCTGATCCGTTCCGAGGCGCCGCTGGTCGGCACCGGTATGGAGCTGCGCGCCGCGGTCGACGCCGGCGATGTCGTGGTGAACGAGAAGCCCGGTGTGGTCGAAGAGGTTTCCGCCGACTACGTCACCGTCATGCACGACGACGGCACCCGCAAGTCCTACCGGATGCGCAAGTTCAACCGCTCCAACCAGGGCACCTGCTCCAACCAGCGTCCCATCGTCGATGAGGGTGCGCGGGTCGAGCAGGGTCAGGTTCTGGCCGACGGCCCCTGCACCGAAAACGGTGAGATGGCCCTGGGCAAGAACCTGCTCGTGGCGATCATGCCGTGGGAAGGCCACAACTACGAGGACGCGATCATCTTGTCGCAGCGCCTCGTGGAAGAGGACGTCCTCACCTCGATCCACATCGAAGAGCACGAAATCGACGCCCGCGACACCAAGCTGGGCGCCGAGGAGATCACCCGGGACATCCCGAACGTCTCCGACGAGGTGCTGGCCGATCTGGACGAGCGCGGCATCGTGCGCATCGGCGCCGAGGTCCGCGACGGCGACATCCTGGTCGGCAAGGTCACCCCGAAGGGCGAGACCGAGCTGACCCCGGAGGAGCGGCTGCTCCGCGCGATCTTCGGTGAGAAGGCGCGCGAGGTCCGCGACACCTCGCTGAAGGTGCCGCACGGTGAGTCCGGCAAGGTCATCGGTATTCGCGTGTTCTCGCGCGAGGACGACGACGATCTGCCTCCGGGCGTCAACGAGCTGGTCCGCGTGTACGTGGCGCAGAAGCGCAAGATCCAGGACGGCGACAAGCTGGCCGGCCGGCACGGCAACAAGGGTGTCATCGGCAAGATCCTCGCCACCGAGGACATGCCGTTCATGCCCGACGGCACCCCGGTCGACATCATCCTGAACACCCACGGCGTGCCGCGTCGTATGAACATCGGCCAGATCTTGGAGACCCACCTCGGGTGGATCGGCAAGGCCGGCTGGGATGTGCACGGTCCGGACGGCGCCAAGCCCGACTGGGCCTCGGCGCTGCCGGAGGAGATGCTGGCCGCTCCGCAGGATTCCAACATCGCGACCCCCGTCTTCGACGGTGCCCGCGAAGAGGAACTGACCGGTCTGCTCGCCTCGACCCTGCCGAACCGCGATGGTGAGCGCATGGTCGACGAGAACGGCAAGTCGGTGCTGTTCGACGGTCGCTCGGGTGAGCCCTTCCCGTACCCGGTCGCGGTCGGCTACATGTACATCCTGAAGCTGCACCACCTGGTCGACGACAAGATCCACGCCCGTTCGACCGGTCCGTACTCGATGATCACCCAGCAGCCGCTCGGTGGTAAGGCGCAGTTCGGTGGTCAGCGCTTCGGTGAAATGGAATGTTGGGCCATGCAGGCGTACGGCGCCGCGTACACCCTGCAGGAACTGCTCACCATCAAGTCCGACGACGTGGTCGGCCGCGTGAAGGTCTACGAGGCGATCGTCAAGGGCGAGAACATTCCGGAGCCGGGCATTCCGGAGTCGTTCAAGGTGCTGCTCAAGGAACTCCAGTCGCTGTGCCTCAATGTCGAGGTGCTGTCTTCGGACGGCGCCGCGATCGAGATGCGTGACGGCGACGACGAGGACTTGGAGCGCGCGGCCGCGAACCTGGGCATCAACTTGTCCAGGAACGAAGCCGCCACCGTCGACGACCTGGCGAACTGA
- a CDS encoding MCE family protein — protein MTFPKAWAGLLALGAVVLTACGNGIYSVPLPGGANIGKHPMRLNIEFDDVLDLVPQSAVKVEGVPVGRVESIDLGSSGWTANVRVVVNDSVDLPANAHAEVRQSNLLGEKFIELSRPADAVAARLTSGAVIPLDRTRAAVELEQVLGALSLLLNGGGVAQLAPIVGELNKTLGGREGRVRSLLEQANILIGGLNQQVEDITRAIDGLALLSSRVSTRTGEIDRILAELPEGIRILEEQRPQLVSLLAQLDRVGRAGFDVINTSKDNLIRDLTSLRPTLQELGAAAPDLVTGFPLIPTYPFPDSSLLGTFGGQVNTWLSVDQQIGVTLGNLGVGKPDPVYVPPPYGPPVPVDPTNPYYNGNGPRPGWPTVFAAIPLPESLVPEGVPSRLGPLLEGMGVSPRGRSPR, from the coding sequence ATGACCTTCCCGAAGGCCTGGGCCGGTCTGCTCGCTCTCGGCGCGGTGGTGCTGACCGCGTGCGGAAATGGCATCTACAGCGTTCCGCTGCCCGGCGGCGCGAATATCGGGAAGCATCCGATGCGCCTGAATATCGAATTCGACGATGTGCTGGATCTGGTGCCGCAGTCGGCGGTGAAAGTCGAGGGCGTGCCGGTCGGCCGGGTGGAGTCGATTGACCTGGGCTCGAGCGGGTGGACCGCGAATGTCCGTGTGGTGGTCAACGATTCGGTCGACTTGCCCGCCAACGCGCACGCCGAGGTGCGGCAGTCGAATCTGCTGGGGGAGAAGTTCATCGAATTGTCCAGGCCCGCCGACGCGGTTGCGGCCCGGCTGACGAGCGGGGCGGTGATTCCGTTGGACCGCACGCGCGCCGCCGTCGAGCTCGAGCAGGTGCTCGGCGCACTGTCATTGCTGCTCAACGGCGGCGGTGTCGCTCAGCTCGCGCCCATCGTCGGGGAGTTGAACAAGACTTTGGGCGGGCGGGAAGGCCGCGTCCGCTCGCTGCTCGAGCAGGCGAACATCCTGATCGGTGGCTTGAACCAGCAGGTCGAGGACATCACCCGGGCGATCGACGGCCTGGCCCTGCTCAGCAGCCGGGTGAGCACCCGGACCGGCGAGATCGACCGGATCCTGGCGGAGCTGCCGGAGGGCATCCGGATCTTGGAAGAGCAACGGCCCCAATTGGTTTCCTTGCTCGCGCAACTCGATCGGGTCGGTCGGGCCGGGTTCGACGTGATCAACACCTCCAAGGACAACCTGATCCGCGACCTCACTTCGCTGCGGCCTACGCTGCAGGAATTGGGCGCGGCCGCACCGGATCTGGTGACCGGGTTCCCGCTCATCCCCACCTACCCGTTCCCCGACTCCTCGCTGCTCGGCACCTTCGGCGGCCAGGTCAACACCTGGTTGTCGGTGGATCAGCAGATCGGCGTCACCCTGGGCAATCTCGGTGTGGGCAAACCTGATCCGGTCTACGTTCCGCCGCCGTACGGGCCGCCGGTGCCGGTCGACCCCACCAACCCGTACTACAACGGCAACGGTCCGCGCCCCGGCTGGCCGACCGTGTTCGCGGCCATCCCGCTGCCGGAATCGCTTGTGCCCGAAGGTGTTCCGAGTCGTCTCGGCCCTCTCCTGGAGGGTATGGGTGTAAGCCCGCGGGGGAGGAGCCCGCGATGA
- a CDS encoding MCE family protein: MSRLVRLQLIAFVVIAVLGVTYVGARYIRLDHMLGFGQYTVRVEAAQAGGAYKGAEVTYRGVAVGRVGDLELTDDGVIVPLVIDTGAPEIPATAKAVVANRSAIGEQFVDLRPADAEGPYLTDGSVIEGLDVPVSVEQLITSVDTFTRTIDLQALTTTVTELGKAFEGKGADLRTLVESLTEFSAAFDDNLPQTIALIRAGRIALETQAVQSGEILRFSDGLDRLSAQLRASDPDVRRLIGTGTDAGSAISDLLRDSGPALTEDLANLRSLLHAVSPKFYALRPLLQMLPQLSIGASATAPGDNTSHFGLVLEVNNPPACTVGYEGTQAILAEMKRRDPDFDDTVDEFPFNKDAKCTVPFGNPTAVRGGQRAELADPAIAQPWDRNPKTDPPKLNLNPIAVQLATLMGVTPKR, from the coding sequence ATGAGCCGCCTGGTTCGGCTGCAGCTGATCGCGTTCGTCGTGATCGCGGTGCTCGGTGTGACCTATGTGGGCGCCCGGTACATCCGGCTCGATCACATGCTCGGCTTCGGCCAGTACACGGTGCGGGTCGAGGCTGCCCAGGCTGGTGGCGCGTACAAAGGCGCGGAGGTCACCTACCGTGGCGTGGCCGTGGGCCGGGTCGGTGACCTGGAACTCACCGACGACGGGGTGATCGTCCCGCTCGTCATCGACACCGGCGCGCCCGAGATCCCGGCAACCGCGAAAGCCGTGGTGGCCAACCGCTCCGCGATCGGCGAGCAGTTCGTCGATCTGCGACCCGCCGATGCCGAGGGCCCCTACTTGACGGACGGCTCGGTGATCGAGGGGCTGGACGTCCCGGTATCGGTGGAACAGCTGATCACCAGTGTCGACACCTTCACCAGGACCATCGACCTGCAGGCGCTCACCACCACCGTCACCGAACTCGGCAAAGCCTTCGAGGGCAAAGGCGCCGACCTGCGGACCCTGGTGGAATCGCTGACCGAGTTCAGCGCCGCCTTCGACGACAACCTGCCGCAGACCATCGCGCTGATCCGCGCCGGGCGCATCGCCCTGGAAACCCAGGCGGTCCAGTCCGGCGAGATCCTGCGCTTCAGCGACGGACTGGACCGGCTCAGCGCGCAATTGCGGGCCAGCGATCCCGATGTCCGCAGGCTGATCGGAACCGGTACGGACGCGGGCTCGGCCATCAGCGACCTGCTGCGCGACAGCGGCCCCGCGCTCACCGAGGACCTGGCCAACCTGCGCAGCCTGCTGCACGCCGTCTCGCCGAAGTTCTACGCGCTGCGCCCGCTGCTGCAAATGCTCCCGCAGCTGTCCATCGGCGCCTCGGCCACCGCCCCGGGCGACAACACCAGCCACTTCGGGCTGGTGCTGGAGGTGAACAACCCGCCCGCCTGCACCGTCGGCTACGAGGGCACCCAGGCGATTCTGGCGGAGATGAAGCGGCGTGACCCCGACTTCGATGACACCGTCGACGAATTCCCGTTCAACAAAGACGCCAAATGTACTGTCCCCTTCGGCAATCCGACCGCCGTGCGCGGCGGCCAGCGCGCGGAGCTGGCCGATCCGGCCATCGCGCAGCCCTGGGACCGGAACCCGAAGACCGATCCGCCCAAGCTCAACCTGAACCCGATAGCTGTGCAGCTGGCCACCCTGATGGGGGTCACGCCCAAGCGGTAA